In the genome of Candidatus Moraniibacteriota bacterium, one region contains:
- a CDS encoding SDR family oxidoreductase — protein MKRGKTGHIINMTSGQSLGSMGGHKIPYTITKAALEMLAPQLAPELKNLGISINSLDPGPTDTGWMTEEVKEMILKDSKKGFITTPEEIGKLVVKILTQNQYKSGEVIHAER, from the coding sequence GTGAAAAGAGGAAAGACTGGACATATCATCAATATGACATCAGGCCAGTCTCTCGGTAGTATGGGAGGTCATAAAATTCCTTATACTATTACGAAGGCAGCTTTAGAGATGCTAGCACCGCAACTCGCTCCTGAATTGAAAAATCTCGGAATCTCTATAAATTCGCTCGATCCAGGGCCAACTGACACTGGTTGGATGACAGAAGAAGTAAAAGAGATGATTTTGAAGGATTCTAAAAAAGGATTTATAACTACCCCAGAAGAAATCGGAAAGCTGGTCGTAAAGATTCTTACTCAAAATCAGTATAAAAGTGGAGAAGTAATTCACGCTGAACGTTAG
- a CDS encoding Fic family protein: protein MILGKFIRQNTGSIGEYKAFIPDKFPPKGGFSFSPDIVKQDAKAQHLVSKLDGITQLLPDVDFFIFMYILKDATSSSQIEGTGATMIHALEAEAKIDVDLPDDVDDIVHYINALNKGMEMLGKLPISSRLVKSIHKELMQGARSTHDAVPGEFRHDQNWINGTKPQDAKFVPPPVHEMQRALDDWEKFVHKDDNLLPLTKAAMLHGQFETIHPFRDGNGRTGRMITTLYLHEAGLLEKPTLFLSSYFKRYQKTYYARLEGYHSGEVEEWVRFFLTGVAETAQEAIETVHRITKLRERDILKIQGLDKRSSQSAIVVLPQLFALPIIDIVTVSRWTGFSQNGAQKLVDRFVDLGILHIRDENRKYRRSYIYKDYVDIFYDARREKNEAIE from the coding sequence ATGATTTTAGGGAAATTTATTCGACAAAATACCGGTAGTATAGGCGAATATAAGGCATTTATACCAGACAAGTTCCCTCCAAAGGGCGGATTTTCGTTTTCTCCGGACATAGTGAAACAAGATGCAAAAGCCCAACATTTAGTAAGTAAGCTTGATGGAATTACTCAATTGCTTCCCGATGTCGACTTTTTCATTTTCATGTATATCTTGAAAGATGCGACGTCATCAAGCCAGATTGAAGGTACGGGTGCTACCATGATTCATGCCCTGGAAGCGGAGGCTAAGATTGATGTTGACCTTCCTGATGATGTCGACGATATCGTTCACTATATCAATGCACTTAACAAGGGCATGGAAATGCTTGGTAAACTTCCAATAAGTAGCAGACTTGTGAAATCGATTCATAAGGAGCTGATGCAAGGAGCGCGATCGACCCATGATGCCGTTCCTGGTGAGTTTCGTCATGATCAGAATTGGATCAATGGTACGAAACCTCAGGATGCGAAATTTGTTCCGCCGCCGGTACACGAAATGCAGCGAGCGCTCGACGATTGGGAAAAATTCGTACATAAAGATGATAATCTACTTCCGCTTACCAAGGCCGCTATGTTGCATGGACAGTTCGAGACCATTCATCCATTTCGAGACGGTAATGGAAGAACTGGTCGCATGATAACCACGCTTTACCTTCATGAAGCTGGTCTTCTCGAAAAACCAACACTGTTTCTCTCGTCGTATTTTAAGAGATATCAAAAGACATACTATGCTCGACTTGAAGGGTATCACTCGGGTGAGGTTGAGGAATGGGTGCGATTCTTTTTGACTGGTGTAGCGGAAACGGCACAGGAAGCAATTGAAACTGTACATCGAATTACGAAGCTGCGCGAACGAGATATTTTGAAGATACAAGGTTTGGACAAAAGATCCTCGCAGAGCGCTATAGTTGTACTCCCGCAACTCTTTGCCTTGCCAATTATCGATATTGTGACAGTGAGCAGATGGACCGGTTTTAGTCAGAACGGGGCGCAAAAGCTGGTTGATCGATTCGTTGATCTCGGCATTTTGCATATTCGCGATGAGAATCGGAAATATCGACGGTCGTATATTTACAAAGATTATGTTGATATTTTTTATGACGCTCGAAGAGAAAAAAATGAAGCAATTGAATAG
- a CDS encoding (d)CMP kinase — protein MAKISLEKLLSEKEAKVGDTIFIAVDGHGGSGKSTFAKWLSEELDAQIIQTDDFASWDNPLNWWPLVIEKVFDPIKKGARTLSYPRSSWWENHHPEPVIDQPVTKIMILEGVSSLRKEFRNYISLGFFVDTPLFAKRSRERFWHWENSAGARGNVE, from the coding sequence ATGGCTAAAATTTCATTAGAAAAATTACTTTCTGAAAAAGAAGCAAAAGTTGGGGATACGATCTTTATTGCAGTTGATGGTCATGGTGGTTCTGGAAAATCAACATTTGCAAAATGGCTTTCAGAAGAGTTAGATGCACAAATTATTCAGACAGATGATTTTGCCTCCTGGGATAACCCGCTAAACTGGTGGCCACTTGTCATTGAGAAAGTATTTGATCCCATAAAAAAAGGAGCTAGGACTTTAAGTTATCCTCGATCATCGTGGTGGGAGAATCATCATCCAGAGCCAGTTATTGACCAGCCAGTAACAAAAATTATGATTCTTGAGGGAGTGAGCTCTTTGAGAAAGGAATTTCGTAATTACATCAGCCTAGGTTTTTTTGTAGATACACCTTTGTTTGCAAAGAGGAGTAGAGAGAGATTCTGGCACTGGGAAAACAGCGCAGGAGCTCGAGGAAATGTGGAATAA
- a CDS encoding DUF2892 domain-containing protein, with the protein MPPLFYRAETKRWTVDRIIFLIAGLLVAILTLLGIFLHPGFHWAALFVGSMLMFFAITGYCPVAMLVHAILEREKPSSY; encoded by the coding sequence ATGCCGCCACTTTTCTATCGCGCCGAAACAAAACGCTGGACCGTTGATCGAATCATCTTCTTAATTGCCGGACTCTTGGTCGCCATACTGACACTGCTCGGAATCTTCCTTCATCCGGGATTCCATTGGGCCGCACTCTTTGTCGGTAGCATGCTTATGTTTTTCGCCATAACCGGTTATTGTCCGGTGGCAATGCTTGTTCATGCGATTCTCGAAAGAGAAAAGCCCTCGTCGTATTGA
- a CDS encoding HypC/HybG/HupF family hydrogenase formation chaperone → MCSIFPVEVISLLGGDQAVVMVGGEKKVVSTALLLEEVTVGDYVTVFFGYARERHAPEVAKEILSFSRQFHSGEYGKQVVQEALPA, encoded by the coding sequence ATGTGTAGCATCTTCCCGGTTGAAGTCATTTCTCTCCTTGGTGGCGATCAAGCAGTTGTCATGGTTGGAGGAGAAAAGAAAGTTGTATCTACGGCGTTGCTACTAGAGGAAGTGACTGTCGGAGATTATGTGACAGTCTTCTTTGGCTATGCGCGGGAGAGGCATGCTCCTGAGGTGGCGAAAGAAATACTTTCTTTTTCGCGGCAGTTTCATTCCGGAGAGTATGGGAAGCAAGTTGTGCAGGAAGCATTGCCGGCGTAA
- a CDS encoding SDR family NAD(P)-dependent oxidoreductase, whose amino-acid sequence MENSKSLQSKVALVTGVGRKEGIGMAICRELAKNGADIFFTYWHPYDQETHPDSENNMQALSTDLEQLGVKVKSREVDLSQPDSAERLFEEVEKKLGTPSVLVNNACHDFEVDFTELSPEILD is encoded by the coding sequence ATGGAAAATTCTAAATCACTACAATCTAAAGTTGCTCTCGTTACTGGTGTTGGCAGAAAGGAGGGGATTGGTATGGCTATCTGTCGTGAACTTGCCAAAAATGGGGCAGATATTTTCTTCACCTACTGGCATCCCTACGATCAGGAAACTCATCCTGATAGTGAAAACAATATGCAAGCTCTTAGTACTGATTTAGAGCAACTTGGTGTAAAAGTGAAGAGCAGGGAAGTAGACTTGTCTCAACCTGACTCTGCAGAGAGGCTCTTTGAGGAAGTAGAAAAAAAGTTAGGCACTCCTTCTGTTCTCGTAAATAATGCTTGCCATGACTTTGAAGTTGACTTCACGGAACTTTCACCAGAGATATTGGACTAG
- a CDS encoding Fic family protein — protein sequence MAITKPIRNRIQKLKKEFDALRKGKESLLTLIDEAEIPESVYNSNAIENSTLTLQETEKILLDIAVSRDVSVREVFEAKNLARVINYIRTKSQEKEIDRDVILLLHQMLIGGIKDEIAGRFRNKGEYVRVGTYIAPAPEHINLMLDSILSEYGSDHDSYFLDKIAKFHLHFENVHPFCDGNGRIGRALVCYQLLRLGFPLVIVRNKEKEIYYKAFSDYRDQKNSKTMEKMFSLALTESLHKRITYLKGENVITLSEYAKKHGESSPALSNAARRQNIPAFREKGVWKIGEKFKKDR from the coding sequence ATGGCCATTACTAAACCAATTCGGAATCGTATTCAAAAATTAAAGAAAGAATTTGACGCTTTAAGAAAGGGAAAGGAGTCGCTTCTGACTCTTATTGATGAAGCTGAAATTCCGGAGAGTGTCTACAACTCTAATGCTATTGAGAATTCAACGCTGACGCTCCAGGAGACCGAAAAAATACTCCTTGATATTGCCGTATCGCGAGATGTATCTGTGCGGGAAGTCTTTGAAGCGAAGAATCTCGCTCGTGTTATCAACTATATCCGTACAAAGTCCCAGGAAAAAGAAATTGATAGGGATGTAATTTTACTCTTGCATCAGATGCTCATTGGAGGCATTAAAGATGAGATTGCGGGGCGTTTCCGAAATAAAGGAGAGTATGTTCGAGTGGGAACATATATCGCTCCGGCTCCGGAGCATATCAATCTGATGCTTGACTCGATCCTTTCCGAATACGGAAGCGATCATGATTCATATTTTCTTGATAAAATAGCGAAGTTCCATCTACATTTCGAAAATGTTCATCCATTTTGCGATGGTAATGGTCGGATTGGCCGGGCTCTTGTCTGTTATCAACTGCTTCGATTGGGATTTCCTTTGGTCATCGTTCGAAATAAAGAGAAAGAAATTTATTATAAAGCATTTTCAGATTATCGTGATCAAAAGAATTCGAAAACTATGGAAAAAATGTTTTCCCTGGCTCTTACAGAATCATTGCATAAGCGTATCACCTACCTGAAAGGAGAGAACGTTATTACTCTTTCCGAATATGCTAAGAAACATGGCGAATCGTCACCCGCCCTCTCGAATGCAGCTCGTCGACAGAATATTCCGGCTTTCCGAGAGAAGGGAGTTTGGAAGATCGGTGAGAAATTCAAAAAAGACCGGTAG
- a CDS encoding DUF2341 domain-containing protein: MSQEKLSARLLWSFGPVFVAGIFLCIFPKSASAEWLANWQYRKAITITGQSGAGTDFQMKLLIGESAGSSGANFNLGGNAANFPSGKGQGGDLFFTDNDGSTALSFWVESISGSSPNRTATVWVKVADNLSSTQTIDCYYGNEGASNVSSGDNTFLLFDDFDGASLDTGKWAKQSSAGGSVSLGSSQLTLSSTSTSDYVWVDSVNTYSIPTLSETKVDSFSPSGATYRMGQTTGVTPRGDNGNLYSEYSADALGTSYRIVGDNASAGWSVSVTSLGSDTSGIWSFAWPSTGSQKFFVNYSQKLTGSDSVNSLSSYHMYLGNAMSSAGSSRVDWARVRKYVSTEPSVSSVASEESVSTCIAGNFSGGSGMEADPYHVATLNELESVRTCLNSHFIQTADIDASATSTWNGGDGFHPIGDGTAQFSGTYDGDSHVIDHLSINQTGNYRGLFGYIKGSSPYTAEVKNVGLTNATVQGTYMIGVLAGFFDAALIDRCYATGSVTSDALSLTDWTNAGGLAGRGYRSKIQNSWAHVTVTAKGYRNGGLVGQMWDDATDSSQILSSFSLGDVVGGSTYTGGLVGVMNGGIIRNSYARGDVTRSSGATSATLGAFMGGWYDDQSEVHTSYSTGNVYYAGTSDPTDRGFSGGNITNDANFFDGEVSNQSSALGATVKTIAQMKTVGTFTGAGWNFGSVWGIESGANDGYPRLLASNERTLTYAAGAGGTVSGTTFQIVSSGSSGAAVTAVPSTGYHFVNWSDSSTDNPRTDTNVASSVSVTANFSPDTFTLTYAAGTGGSLSGSATQTVSYGSDGSAVEVVPSSGYAFSKWSDDATDNPRTDTNITTDVSVSALFVDSGAPTISGASAVPTDSSVDITWNTDEASTSQVSYGLTSSLGSSTAKDSSLVGSHSVNIGSLHACARYFVRLVSDDAASNTATSSIFTFSTLGCDTSAIEDGGEESVPTSGGTVSTNTTKGTASLTIPGDFYTSGGIPKEATFQINTLDTDSVSSEPSGTGLVGDNLFDLLAVSEDDVPITAFDKDITFVVHYGSDVQDSFEEGTLDIYRYSGGEWIKQNCTLDTTAHTLTCLLSHFSSYGVFGSEIGEGGTGDGEDASNDNDTEEVKKADINSWSASLYNVLVPSSSCPERVRLVITGHDFAKHPQVRIGGKKALWVERKSSRKIVAGFCLTDLLKVKVGNKRSVKVVNPGTKAEEADKKIDLEQLDFEDEYESVSQDAPTGGSVPSGKEDEPNIEEMPEYLGAGTPNVCSYSVEAGDSLWSIAKQVYGDATAYPLIVRENMERYPDISKGTLHVGQSLVFGCDGSSGMPESSHSDERDDTAQTNSESENSQDARWWNPLSWF, from the coding sequence ATGAGTCAAGAAAAGTTGAGCGCGCGTTTACTTTGGTCATTTGGACCTGTTTTTGTGGCGGGCATTTTTCTCTGTATCTTTCCTAAAAGCGCTTCAGCTGAATGGTTGGCGAACTGGCAGTATCGAAAGGCAATTACCATCACAGGTCAATCAGGCGCGGGAACGGATTTTCAGATGAAGCTTCTCATTGGAGAAAGCGCCGGATCATCGGGTGCGAATTTTAATCTTGGGGGAAATGCTGCGAACTTCCCCTCCGGGAAAGGTCAGGGGGGCGATCTCTTTTTTACCGATAATGATGGTTCGACAGCTCTTTCATTTTGGGTGGAAAGTATCTCGGGATCGTCTCCAAATCGTACGGCGACAGTGTGGGTGAAGGTGGCCGATAACTTGTCATCTACTCAGACTATCGATTGCTATTACGGGAATGAGGGTGCATCGAATGTGAGTAGCGGCGACAATACATTTTTGCTGTTTGACGATTTCGATGGAGCGAGTTTGGATACGGGGAAGTGGGCGAAGCAAAGTTCTGCGGGAGGATCTGTCTCTCTCGGGAGTTCGCAATTGACGTTGAGTAGCACCTCGACGTCTGACTATGTGTGGGTTGACTCAGTAAATACATACAGCATACCAACGTTGTCCGAAACGAAAGTAGATTCCTTTTCGCCGTCCGGAGCGACGTATCGTATGGGACAAACGACTGGCGTTACGCCGCGTGGAGACAATGGAAATCTGTATAGCGAGTACTCTGCCGATGCCCTGGGTACGAGCTATCGTATCGTGGGGGATAACGCGTCAGCCGGTTGGTCGGTGTCAGTGACATCGCTCGGGTCGGACACGAGTGGCATCTGGTCTTTTGCTTGGCCTTCGACCGGTTCGCAGAAGTTCTTTGTCAACTACAGCCAAAAACTGACGGGGAGTGATAGTGTCAATAGTTTGAGTTCATACCACATGTATCTGGGCAATGCGATGTCGAGTGCGGGGTCGTCCAGGGTGGATTGGGCGAGAGTGAGGAAGTATGTATCAACGGAGCCGAGCGTGAGCAGTGTGGCGAGCGAGGAGAGTGTGTCAACGTGCATCGCCGGGAACTTTTCGGGAGGGTCGGGAATGGAGGCGGATCCATACCATGTGGCTACACTCAATGAGCTTGAGAGTGTGCGAACATGTTTGAACAGTCATTTTATTCAGACGGCTGATATCGATGCCTCTGCTACGAGTACGTGGAATGGCGGTGATGGTTTCCATCCTATCGGCGACGGTACGGCTCAGTTTAGCGGGACATACGACGGAGACAGCCATGTGATTGACCATCTTTCAATCAATCAAACCGGAAATTATCGAGGGTTGTTCGGATATATAAAGGGGTCTTCGCCATATACGGCGGAAGTAAAAAATGTGGGACTGACGAATGCCACGGTACAAGGAACCTACATGATCGGTGTCCTCGCAGGATTTTTTGATGCAGCGCTCATTGATCGTTGTTATGCCACGGGGAGCGTGACCAGCGATGCTCTTTCGCTCACCGACTGGACCAATGCCGGAGGTCTTGCGGGAAGGGGTTACCGGTCAAAAATCCAAAACTCTTGGGCACATGTGACGGTGACAGCAAAAGGATATCGCAACGGAGGATTGGTAGGGCAGATGTGGGATGATGCTACGGATTCGTCTCAGATTCTCAGCTCTTTCAGTTTGGGTGATGTGGTGGGCGGGTCCACCTACACGGGAGGGCTGGTAGGCGTGATGAATGGCGGCATTATCCGAAACTCGTATGCTCGTGGAGATGTGACGCGCAGCTCCGGAGCAACTAGCGCAACACTCGGAGCCTTTATGGGCGGCTGGTATGACGATCAGTCGGAGGTTCACACCTCATACAGTACGGGGAACGTATATTATGCCGGAACATCCGACCCGACAGACAGAGGATTTAGCGGAGGAAACATTACCAATGATGCTAACTTTTTTGACGGCGAAGTATCAAACCAATCAAGCGCTCTGGGCGCAACCGTCAAGACAATCGCGCAGATGAAGACTGTGGGCACGTTTACCGGGGCGGGGTGGAATTTCGGCTCCGTGTGGGGTATTGAAAGCGGAGCGAATGACGGATACCCGCGGTTACTCGCATCAAACGAACGAACGCTCACATATGCTGCCGGGGCGGGGGGAACTGTTTCCGGGACGACATTTCAAATTGTCTCTTCAGGATCAAGCGGTGCGGCGGTAACGGCGGTACCGAGTACGGGATATCATTTTGTAAACTGGAGCGACAGCTCGACTGACAATCCTCGGACCGATACGAATGTTGCGAGCAGTGTTTCTGTTACTGCCAATTTTTCGCCTGATACTTTCACGCTCACGTACGCTGCCGGGACGGGCGGGTCTCTTAGTGGGTCGGCAACGCAGACCGTCTCGTATGGATCGGATGGCAGCGCTGTCGAGGTGGTCCCGTCGAGTGGTTACGCGTTTTCCAAATGGAGCGATGATGCGACTGACAATCCTCGGACCGATACGAATATTACGACGGATGTTTCCGTTTCGGCTCTCTTTGTTGATTCGGGTGCTCCGACGATATCCGGAGCATCTGCTGTGCCAACGGACAGCTCGGTAGATATCACATGGAACACAGACGAAGCGAGCACGTCTCAGGTATCGTATGGACTGACATCGTCTCTCGGATCTTCCACTGCCAAAGACAGTTCGCTTGTTGGCAGTCATAGTGTGAACATAGGTTCACTCCATGCGTGTGCCCGCTACTTTGTGCGCCTGGTGTCGGATGATGCCGCGAGCAATACCGCAACATCGAGTATATTCACTTTTAGCACCCTTGGGTGCGACACCTCTGCGATCGAAGACGGCGGGGAAGAATCTGTGCCCACCAGCGGAGGGACAGTTTCTACCAATACCACAAAAGGAACGGCGTCCCTTACGATTCCCGGTGATTTCTATACTTCCGGTGGGATTCCCAAAGAGGCAACCTTTCAAATCAATACGCTCGACACGGACAGTGTTTCTTCCGAGCCATCGGGGACGGGCTTGGTAGGAGATAATCTTTTCGATCTTTTGGCGGTATCTGAGGATGATGTGCCGATAACTGCTTTTGACAAAGATATCACGTTTGTTGTGCACTACGGGAGCGATGTGCAAGATTCTTTTGAGGAGGGGACGCTGGATATATACCGCTACTCCGGTGGAGAGTGGATAAAACAAAACTGTACGCTTGATACGACCGCTCATACGCTCACCTGCCTGTTGTCACATTTCTCTTCCTATGGCGTGTTTGGATCGGAGATAGGCGAGGGTGGGACGGGGGACGGCGAGGATGCCTCCAATGACAATGACACGGAAGAGGTAAAGAAGGCCGATATAAACTCATGGAGCGCCTCCCTCTACAACGTGCTTGTGCCATCGAGTTCATGCCCGGAGCGTGTGAGGCTGGTCATCACCGGGCACGATTTTGCTAAGCATCCACAGGTACGAATCGGAGGAAAGAAGGCTCTCTGGGTGGAGAGAAAATCGAGCCGGAAGATCGTGGCAGGCTTTTGTTTGACCGATTTGCTGAAAGTAAAAGTGGGAAACAAAAGGTCTGTCAAAGTAGTGAATCCGGGGACCAAAGCGGAGGAAGCGGACAAGAAAATCGATCTTGAACAATTGGACTTTGAAGACGAATATGAGAGCGTCTCTCAAGATGCGCCAACGGGCGGGTCTGTCCCCTCAGGGAAAGAGGATGAGCCGAATATTGAGGAAATGCCGGAATACTTGGGAGCGGGAACGCCGAATGTATGCTCATATTCCGTTGAAGCGGGAGACTCGCTCTGGTCTATCGCCAAGCAGGTCTATGGAGATGCGACAGCCTACCCATTGATTGTTCGGGAGAATATGGAGCGATACCCTGATATTTCCAAAGGGACACTGCACGTCGGGCAGTCTCTCGTATTCGGATGTGATGGTTCTTCCGGCATGCCAGAAAGTTCGCATTCCGATGAGCGAGATGATACAGCGCAGACGAATAGTGAATCAGAAAATTCGCAGGATGCCCGCTGGTGGAACCCGCTGAGTTGGTTTTGA
- a CDS encoding glycosyltransferase, translated as MPTLKTVTPDSFTQSALTTYAAISPDDASSLKEITSSLAGKRILHVSSSAQGGGVAELLRSGCAFERALGIESSRVVIEDAHDFFVITKKIHNGLQGAAHMITPTEQAAYLEIAATLHERFETIARDFQPNLIVLHDPQPLPLISQARQYAPVISRLHIDLSTPYRPIAEFLMPMLQQTSGIILSSGNYRSAIDTYSKDQTVIIRPAIDPLAEKNSPLDRDSAQNILEKHGIDTARPIITQISRFDTWKDPLGAIDTYRIAKQSLPTLQLILAGFIEASDDPEALEWVAKTTSAASRDPDIHIFSDLSQLMHDTSNALFINAVNTLTKCTLQMSRREGFGLTITEAMWKARVVIARPSRGAELQITHGENGYLADTPEAIAQHVVETLSDTAKAQVIGRAAQESVRTHFLLPHYVRLNCQCYLDILLGRPLTKIETHNK; from the coding sequence ATGCCCACACTAAAAACAGTCACTCCGGATTCCTTCACGCAAAGCGCGCTCACGACATATGCCGCCATCAGCCCAGATGACGCGTCCTCTCTCAAGGAGATTACTTCATCACTTGCCGGCAAACGAATACTGCACGTCAGCTCCTCAGCGCAAGGCGGCGGCGTTGCCGAACTTCTCAGAAGCGGTTGCGCATTCGAACGCGCGCTTGGCATTGAGAGTTCCCGGGTCGTTATCGAGGACGCTCACGATTTTTTTGTCATTACCAAGAAAATTCACAATGGTCTTCAGGGTGCAGCCCACATGATTACTCCCACTGAACAAGCAGCCTATCTCGAAATCGCCGCAACGCTCCATGAACGATTTGAAACTATCGCGCGCGACTTTCAACCGAATCTCATAGTCCTTCATGATCCGCAACCGCTTCCGCTCATATCTCAAGCGCGTCAATACGCGCCTGTTATCTCGCGGCTGCATATCGATCTCTCAACCCCTTACAGACCAATTGCCGAATTCCTCATGCCGATGCTTCAACAAACCTCCGGCATCATCCTTTCGAGCGGTAATTATCGCTCAGCAATAGATACATACTCCAAAGATCAGACTGTCATTATCCGCCCCGCCATCGATCCGCTCGCTGAGAAAAATTCCCCCCTCGATAGAGATTCCGCTCAAAACATTCTCGAGAAACACGGTATCGATACGGCACGCCCCATCATTACACAGATATCCCGCTTCGACACATGGAAGGATCCTCTCGGCGCTATCGATACTTATCGCATTGCAAAACAATCCTTGCCAACGCTCCAGCTCATACTCGCCGGATTCATCGAAGCATCCGATGATCCGGAAGCACTCGAGTGGGTTGCCAAGACCACTTCTGCGGCATCGAGAGATCCCGATATCCATATATTTTCGGATCTCTCCCAGCTCATGCATGACACAAGCAATGCCCTCTTCATCAATGCCGTCAATACACTCACCAAGTGCACGCTTCAGATGAGCCGACGCGAAGGCTTTGGACTCACCATCACAGAAGCTATGTGGAAAGCCCGTGTCGTCATCGCCCGCCCCTCTCGCGGAGCCGAACTCCAAATCACCCATGGCGAAAACGGCTACCTCGCCGACACTCCGGAAGCAATCGCGCAGCACGTCGTCGAGACGCTGTCCGACACAGCGAAAGCACAAGTTATCGGTCGTGCCGCGCAAGAATCCGTCCGCACGCACTTTCTCCTCCCCCATTACGTCCGACTCAACTGCCAATGCTATCTGGATATATTATTAGGACGACCTCTTACGAAAATTGAAACACACAACAAGTAA